In Gadus chalcogrammus isolate NIFS_2021 chromosome 13, NIFS_Gcha_1.0, whole genome shotgun sequence, a single genomic region encodes these proteins:
- the myog gene encoding myogenin, which yields MELFETNPYFFPDQRFYDGGDSYYPSRLQGGYDQAGYQDRSSMMGLCGAGLAGGVGVGGGGVGLGGGIPAGMEDKPSPSSLSPDSEPQCPGQCLPWACKLCKRKTVTMDRRKAATLREKRRLKKVNEAFEALKRSTLMNPNQRLPKVEILRSAIQYIERLQALVSSLNQQDGEAAGLQGGQFRPNGSGPRVSSSSEPSSGSTCCSSPEWSSTPEQCVQSYSNEELLGAAESPDQGNMRSLTSIMDSISAVEGTGTYPVVPLDIPK from the exons ATGGAGCTTTTCGAGACCAACCCGTACTTCTTCCCCGACCAGCGCTTCTACGACGGAGGGGACTCCTACTACCCCTCGCGCCTGCAGGGGGGGTACGACCAGGCGGGCTACCAGGACCGGAGCTCCATGATGGGGCTGTGCGGGGCGGGTCTGGCCGGCGGCGTGGGCGTAGGCGGTGGCGGCGTGGGCCTGGGGGGCGGCATCCCGGCGGGCATGGAGGACAAGccctctccctccagcctgTCGCCCGACTCGGAGCCCCAATGTCCGGGCCAGTGCCTGCCCTGGGCCTGCAAGCTGTGCAAGCGCAAGACGGTCACCATGGACCGGCGGAAAGCGGCCACGCTCAGGGAGAAGCGGCGGCTGAAGAAGGTGAACGAGGCGTTCGAGGCGCTGAAGAGGAGCACCCTGATGAACCCCAACCAGCGGCTGCCCAAGGTGGAGATCCTGCGCAGCGCCATCCAGTACATCGAGAGGCTGCAGGCGCTGGTCTCCTCGCTCAACCAGCAGGACGGCGAGGCGGCGGGCCTGCAGGGAGGCCAGTTCCGGCCCAACGGCAGCGGGCCCAGG GTGTCGTCGTCAAGCGAGCCCAGCTCAGGCAGCACCTGCTGTAGCAGCCCGGAGTGGAGCAGCACGCCGGAGcagtgtgtacaaagttacagcAATGAGG AACTCCTCGGGGCGGCTGAGTCCCCAGATCAGGGGAACATGCGCTCTCTCACCTCCATCATGGACAGCATCTCAGCAGTAGAGGGGACCGGGACCTACCCAGTGGTGCCTCTTGACATTCCcaagtaa